Part of the Zingiber officinale cultivar Zhangliang chromosome 8A, Zo_v1.1, whole genome shotgun sequence genome, gtccatctcttctttggcttgggccgggcggcagctacctcttgcacatgggacctggcgtggggggatcggattgcttcggcccttggtcctctaagcggttgatgagcggcgtgctgtttccgctcggctggagtttcctttttcctggccgcttgcgcttcttccacgttgatgtattcgttagcccggtgtagcatgtgatcgtaatctcggggcggctttcggatgagtgattGGAAAAAATCCCcgtccactaggccttgtgtgaaggcattcatcatggtttctgaagtggccgttggaatatccatcgccactttgttgaatcgctggatgtaagctcggagcgattcacgggcttcttgcttgatggcgaacaggctcacgctcgttttctggtagcgtcggctgcttgcaaaatggtggaggaaggccgttcggaagtccttgaagcttgtgatggatccgtccggcaacctccgaaaccaccgttgagccgatcccgagagtgtggtaagaaaaactcgacactttactccatctgtgtattgatggagagtagctatgttatcgaacttacccagatgatcatctgggtcagttgtcccattatactcgccgatcgtcggaggcacatagtgcttcggcagaggatctctcAGAATatcctctgaaaattggcgattaatcctctcgggtgatgcgtccgctcggggggctttcccctttctgtcatctcgtctaggcatctcatccgaagaagatcccctatctctatgagctggtacggcttcaggggtgcggaatagggctcgatgaaatgcaacagtggccggtggtgcttccgctcgaccaccagacgctgatgttgcttgctgctctggccgctcggctgtggctttctgtttttgctccacgagtttggcggcccttatatcgattagagcgtcgagttcctcgttcgaaagcgtcaccatgtgttgtcgtccagcctcgtccattgcttccgatggATGcaagagcgttcccacagacggcgccaaattgatcatgtccgaacgctgaatcaacggatgctgggcacgtggcgctctccgggtcgccgatgtagatctccagctagtctcacgaagctccggcgaacctgcacagaagtcgggccgggaaggggttcccggcggcgaccctccgacgctcaagtcaagcaagcaAGCAACAAAGCAGCGGCTCCAAAattcgtagaatgcgtacctccagcgaagtctgcggctctttatatagagcggtgaaagagcctctacacgcccaccgaggcgcgtacgtgtccgcagcccataccccggtatgtgtttgtcagagagcttacctgacgccataccgctacagtccaaccatgtcttcgatgggacaacagaacacctcgttgtcagacttggagtatggcctagccataggacttgacggctgtcagaagatgttcctgtccttctttacccaccaccggccagaacgtccgtccggccggctggacgaagagcgtcgtccggacgaccctcatcccctgcgccggccgggcggcacgcccatcacgtcccgcctgtcatttgcattgatatgctggggagatttccgggcgggtgctacgtaaggactgttagcagtatgtcaccttctcttaggccttccactcggctcttagctattgtttcattgagcgtcggaaccccgatccctgtcagggcgccttttactatcagatgtttactggcagaccgatcggcttgcccttttctcataagtccggtcggctcacccttcttcgacggaccacctggccttttgacctccacgtggcgttgacccctcgttagggggtcccgggctcttaccaccggatcaggtaagaaggtgggtataggtgggtatagtactctataattaagaggctacgatagggaccgagaggaggaattggttttggtctcccgataaaattaagcatcccgtgttcgccccgaacacacaacttaattttatcaataataattcattccactagagaactattattgaactaccgcaccaatcccaaattacattttgggctcattcttattatgagtgtgttagtctccctgtgtttaagataacaaaagtccactaattaagtaagttactgacaactcacttaattaatatctagctccaagagtagtaccactcaacttcatcgtcatgtcggactaagtccacctgcagggtttgacatgacaatccttatgagctcctcttggggacattctcaacctagatcactaggacacagtttccttctataatcaacaacacacactataagtgatatcatttcccaacttatcgggtttattgatttatcgaactaaatcttacccattgataaattaaagaaataaatatcaaatatatgtgcttgttattatattaggattaagagcacacacttccataataactgaggtctttgttccttcataaagtcaatataaaaggaacgacctcaaatggtcctactcaatacactctaagtgtactagtgtaattatatagttaagataaactaatacctaattacactacgatcttccaatggtttgttcctttccatcttggtcgtgagctactgtttataatttataaggaaccgataacatgatcttctgtgtgtgacacctcacaccatgttatctacaatataaattaattgggcAACTACATTTAttgtaaatgtagacatttgaccaatgtgattcttatttttagataaatatttataccaaaagctaggcttttagtatacatcctaacaatattgtaccaaaaatttggtgcgataatattggagcaacatatctcacagcaaattCAATCTTTCATGCttgtacaaaacatgtggaaattgatttccattttgttcgtgaacgtgtggcaactcGGCAGTTATCCGTCTCTTTTATTTCTGCTAAAGATCAAATcactgatatctttactaagtcattatccagacaacgtttcaataagttagcaagcaaactcaacgtcaaagatctcccgttaagtttgtcgggggtaaaagagataaaaaaaattatcagaatTGACCGAATCAAATCaccaaatcaaattagtatttggactattctaataattctgttataattattagaataattctcataattattcttagaataattctcagaattattcttagaataattctattatttaattggtcaattgaccaagtactttttaaatattatatattgtattatccTTAAAGCAAATAttaatgaacaatagattttattgctcttatattatttcttgctctctcGTTATTCTTCTTCTTATAAACAGGAGCGGAAGACGATGGCGAAAGAAGGAGCGAGAGCAAGGGAAATTTAGATTTAGGAAAAAATCGAATCACATTATTTTAAATAGAAGGCAGAAAAGAAGAGTGAAAGAATAAAAgtaatttaataatataaagAAATACATAAGCGTGTCGTTTACGATCGtgtaagagcaaagaaagcaatcAAGGAAACAGAGAAGCAACATGAGGCAAGGACTTTCGTTGCTTATTGTTGTTGGTGTTGTGCGAGCCAGTGAAAGTGAATGGTGGTGCACGGTGAGCAATCCCCatgaaagaaatatatatatatatatatatatatatatatatatatatatatatatattttgttgttGGTGTTGTGCGAGCCAGTGAAAGTGAATGGTGGTGCACGGTGAGCAATCCCCatgaaagaaatatatatatatatatatatatataattttatagttttagCCTATAACAGCTCCAATTATATGTAActgatataatataaaataaatcaatattaattaaaaataaattatctatattttaataattatgatttgtaattattataataatataatagtaGTTAGTATTGATCTACGATAAAACATTTGTATTGTGGTATTATTAATATGTGAAATATTTATATGGTAATAATTATAACTTAATAGTTGTTACCGTATAAATTAATTTAGAAGCATCAATATGTATCTTGGGTTAAACCCGACAGAAGTTGTTGACTTGCTAAGCATAAACAAAAACCCAATCGATCCATGTTTGAACTCGTtaacatttttttcaaaaaaaaaaaaaactcaaagaatataaaaatatatttaaaaattaatttataatactTTCGAACTTATTATGCTAAACACAGCTCAAGTCTGAGTCGAGTCACCCCACTTGACTCAACCCATGAACAAACATAAGCCCAATATAACCCAACCCCTAGCAGGCCATATCAGGCTCGGTCAAATCTATGTTGATTAGTATGATCTTTTATTCTTCTTCACTTATTATTTTAAACATTGCATGAAAACAACTTAATCAGTTCTTCGAAATAAAGTAatacatttaatttatttttcaatgtGTCGTTTCACACCAAACCAAGTTACAGATTTCTGCAGAGTTCAATCAAAACCAAGAATAATTAGTgtttaaaaaaacaaagaaaaaatacAAGAAGTAAAGTCTTACATTTTGCAGGCACGTATCTCCCTTTGTTAAATATTGCTTGTGTTATGCATGAGGAGGCCAGAGCTTGGTGTCTTGGGTGGTGTCCATGACTGCTGGTGGAAGCCATTGCCACATAGCCATGCCGGGGTAAGCAGGGAAGTGAGCTGCCTTATTTGGTGCCGGAACACCGGGAGCAAATGCAGCTGGGGCGGCAGCAGCAGGATGAAATGTGAGAGGATGAGGGATGAAACTTGCTGGAGTCATGGTCATCGCTTTAATTTGTTGTTCTAGCTTCTCTTTGTCGAGCCTCAGTTTCATCTCGTCTCGAAGCTCATCTTTCTCCACCTATGACAGtatgtgttaactatgatgagAGTAAGCATCACTAAATATTAGAAATACAATAGTTCGTCTTGCAAATAGCCTAATTGTTTTGCAAGGATCgaaagaaggggaaaaaaaacaTGAACAAGGAATCAGAAAGGAAACTAATTGTTGTCCAGTCTAACTACAGCATGCTCACACAGCCCATCACGCCCGACTACCATAAATCAGAGAAAATAAGAAAGGATGAATATTTTCTCGACATTCCTATGACCAAAATATAACTTACAGCACCAAAAGGAATGACCAAAATATATCTTACAGCACCAAACGCTTTGTAACACATACATTTTGATCTTATTGCTACACCTCCATAAGTGCTAAAGCAATCTGGATAGACATATTCCACCATAGAACAGATAATGGTTCATGTACTAACTTCTTCACAGTTGTTCAATAGAGAAAAAAAACAGAAGGATAATGgtcaaacctttagaaacttaATCATCTCTTGCAGTTTTTCATTGGATTTCttgagttcttcttcttcttcagcctttgaaggggagccttggcgcaacgataAAATTGTTGCCATATGACCAAAAGATCATGGGTTCGAaacctggaaacagcctcttgcaaaaagacaggataagactgcgtacaatagatccttcTCCGGGACCCCGCATGACAGGAGCCTTTAACTGTGTCAATATTCGAACTACGTCGCTTAGAATAGATGCTTTGTCGGACTTAGGAGCACCAGGATCCAGGATAGAAGACAGCTCTGAGAATCTACATAGTCGAGGAAGTCTCAGATAAGAAAAAAAACCTGTGATTCTGCAAAGATGCTAATTTAGAATGAGCACCTGTCGTTTAATTTATCCCGCCGCATTTTTTCACGACAAGCTTTTGATTTTGGTCCAGCACTGAACTCGTCTCTGGCCCTGCAAAATtatacaagaacaatttcagatACCACGTAAAAGAATGGAACTGCAAAATGCTGCAAACTACCCACTCTAATTTAGGGAGATAAGAAACACCaaagtttttataaatttaaggGCCCTTTGTTTTGTGAAAAGAAATGTTTTCCTTTCTTGTTTCCCAACACTTGACACAATgaaaaaatcatcatcaatggagAATTCATCTCCTGAGCAACAACAAATGCGGCTATTCAGGGACAAATACAGTTCCAGTCAGAACAGGCAGCGTTGTTTTGCCACTGACCGATCTTCTCCTCTTATCCCCCGAGCCTCCCCCCTCTACTACTTCCACCAACTATGAACCCCCATGTGAGCCTGTCAAATGCCCCGGAGGGTATCAACAGAGTTGAAAGGAAAATATTTTCCTTGCATCACAACCAAATGGGGGAAAACATTCGATTTTTCCTATAAATGTTTCCAAAGGAAAATACTTTATACATGAAAGTTATTTCTACAAAACAAAACAATATAAGCCTTAGGATCTAATTCAGCAATTTAGCAGCAATAACCATATGTGATTTTGTATCATGAGCTTAATGCTTcctcaaaatataaacaacagcCAAAGCTCCTTTATCCAGATTTGCTTGAACAATGATAATGGGCACTAATTTGCTATCTCTGACTAGCTGTTAAGGAGATTCACATTATAGATATGGAAGTGTAATCAGAGTTCTTCAGAGATGCAGGAGAAAACATGGCACAGATGGGAaaatatattaagtttttttGAGATCCTGTATAGATCAAGGTGAAGATCAAAGTAGAAAAGAAAAATGTGTTCAATTAATTCTGCAATAATATCAAATCTCTTGAACCCTAATTTCTGCTGAAAATTTCTGCTGAAATTGCTACTCGTATGAACACAAAATGTGGGTTTCAACATCAGACAGGAACAGTAAGTCCAAAGAACAGTAATCCAGAGACATGGGGAAGCAACAAAGGAACGAAGAACTAAACCCTAGATGGAGAGAAGACCGACCTCTTCCTTGAGTTCTCGACACCAGAAATACCAGCTGCGCAGGCCTCCTCGCCTCCCACCCTGCCAAGCACGTCCCATTCCACGCACATTAAAACACCCCCCAAATGCACAAACGCAAAATCATAGAAGCGGGACGGAGTGGGAGAAGATGACGCACTCGGGGACGGGAGGCCGCATGTCACAGAAGCTCTCGATCGCGCACCGCAGGTCGCCGTTGGATCCGCCGGCGTCGATTCAATAGTCGCCGATGGAGTCGGAAGCCATGGAAGAATCGCGGAACGAGGAGCAACCTCCGCTCCAGCCGATCGAAGAGGGCTTTATTACCATCTCCTTCGTGATCTCTCGAGAAGCGAGCGCCAACCATGGTGAGCTTATTGATTCAACCCCCTTAAACTTCCCATATTTAACCTCACTTGTCAGAGTTTGGAAACACGCACAATTTAATTCTCTGcttacaattttttaaaattatttcaatttaaaaaaaaacacttcaaattttaatgaaaaatagtaattagaaaataaaaaattaagaaaatcatGAACAAAAAAAGTGAGTGAAGGGTAGAAAGatagcaatttttaaaactatgagGTAGGAATTGggaaattacaaataaattaacgGGATCGTGGTCGGACGTGAGAAATTTGTAACACATGGTGGTGGGTCCACGAGGCAAGATCTTTTGGTTAACATTTTATAATCCAAGGGATATATCATTCGTATTTATGACCAGATTATGATCACGATCCGACCGTAAATAATTACGATCTCTTTCTAGGTTCATCGTCCCTACTAAATTATAGTTTTTATTCAAAGCAAACAACCAGAGGCCATCCGGAGAACATCATCACTCGACACCCAATAACCTGACCATTTATCCACCATCAGAGGCTTCCGGACGGCCTCCGACAGTCCGctccaaataaaaattataacctAATAGGGACGGTGAACCTAAGAAGAAATCACAACCATTTACAGTCGGATCACGACCACGATCCAGACATCTAACCACAAATACGAATGACACATCTCTtggatcaaaaaaaaaaaataatccagGAGATCTGTGCTCGTGGGTCCACGGTCGGATGAATACTACAAAGTATTGTATAACAGGAGGAATGTTTTTTATCActatttattattaaaagagaGGTccatctatttatttatttattattaattcatCACCCTTTTTTAGGGCTCACAATTGGCATCTCAAATTATATCTCAAATGAGCCGAAGTGCAGGCTAGCAATAACTAAGAATGGGTAAAGAAATGCAGGATTTGTCAAGAGAACGGATAAGAGCAATGTTTGCAAGAACAGATGAACAAAGTTTGCAAGAAGCATAATCGTAAAGCACGGTTTGCAAATGGTGCTCACACTATAGAGCATGATTAAGTTTTGCGACACCCTCCATGATA contains:
- the LOC122009343 gene encoding transcription factor ILR3-like; protein product: MRPPVPEVGGEEACAAGISGVENSRKRARDEFSAGPKSKACREKMRRDKLNDRFSELSSILDPGAPKSDKASILSDVVRILTQLKAPAEEEEELKKSNEKLQEMIKFLKVEKDELRDEMKLRLDKEKLEQQIKAMTMTPASFIPHPLTFHPAAAAPAAFAPGVPAPNKAAHFPAYPGMAMWQWLPPAVMDTTQDTKLWPPHA